The DNA segment TGTCAACGAGCCAGGCCGCTTCTCCTGCCACTGCCCACAGGGCTACCAGCTGCTGGCCACACGCCTGTGCCAAGGTACAGGTTGCGCCGGGGGAGCGGGCAGGGTGGTGTCAGGGGCTGGTGGCCTGACATTCGggttccagcccctctcccctggcaCAGACATTGATGAATGTGAGTCGGGTGCGCACCAGTGCTCGGAGGCCCAAACTTGTGTCAACTTCCATGGGGGCTACCGCTGCGTGGACACCAACCGCTGCGTGGAGCCCTACGTCCAGGTGTCTGACAAGTGAGTCAACTCGATGCCAGCCCAGAGTAGAAACTACAACTCCCAGAAAGCTCTGCAGCTGGCTGGCGCCTCTTCAGGCTGGCAAGTGCACCAAGGGCTGACGGGAGTTGCAGTCCTTCATGACTGCACCACACTAGCTGTTAAGAGGAGTGGGAGGATGCTTTGGGGATCCCTATGGGTGAGCCAAATTTGGAGGCTGGGCGAGGACCTCATTCGTGTCCCCATCTTGGGGTCTTCAGTCGCTGCCTCTGTCCGGCCTCCAACCCCCTGTGCCGGGAGCAGCCCTCGTCCATAGTGCACCGCTACATGAGCATCACCTCGGAGCGGAGCGTACCCGCTGACGTGTTCCAGATCCAAGCGACCTCGGTCTACCCCGGCGCCTACAACGCCTTTCAGATCCGTGCTGGAAACTCACAGGGAGACTTCTACATTAGGGTAAGGCTTTCCCCTAACCCACCTCTCAACCGACACACATGATCCAAAATTAAATTCCGGGAAAACTTAAGTGGGAGACTCAACTCTGCCACCAAGCCCTGCCCTTCTCTAAGTCCCATGGGGccggggtggggatgggatgggggggcGTCAGACTTCCTGCAGAAAGGTAGGGATGTTCTAAATCCCCTTGGTACAAACGAACTACAGATTGTTGAATGCCATCTAGCAAGGCACCCAGATACTGGGCTTTGAGTCTCCGTACTGGTCTGTGTATCTGGCCTCAACTGCTTCACCCTTAGAACAAGCAACTGGCACGAGAGGCCTTCGGAGGTAACGCACAGCAGCGGCTGGGAAGGGTGGCCatgtggagctgggtcttggagAGAGAGGCAGCCGGGGTCGGTGCAGGAGCCTGGGGTCTGCGAATCCAGCTCTCTGCTGGTGGGGCTGTTAGGAGGGAGGGGTTCAGACAGGACTCGCAGTGAGACGCGTGCAAGGGTCTGTCTGCATCCGTGTTGGTTTTCTTTCTGAAGCTGAGTACTTTGAAGGTGAGTCTGCCTGCTCCAGGTCACCAAAGGCCCCACCGCTCCCAAGAGTCTGAAACCTGGCCCTGAATCATCAGCTGATGCTGGTCAGACAAAAGAACTAGCTGCAAAGGGGGGGAAGAGCACCAGGGGGACCCTTCTGTGGGCAGGAGCCTGGGTGCTGGAGATGTCAAGGGAGTCGCGGAGCCGGATGAGAGCCGGGGTCACGGGCTGGCCTGGGCTCTCTCCACTTCGCAGCCAACTGGCTGTGGGTCAAAGACCCGGGGCAGGGAGGTGGTCCTGGGGCGTAGGTTGACCCGACCTACCTGTCCCCCACCCACTGTACCCCGCAGCAAATCAACAATGTCAGCGCCATGCTGGTCCTCGCCCGGCCTGTGACGGGCCCCCGGGAATACGTGCTGGACCTCGAGATGGTCACCATGAACTCCCTCATGAGCTACCGGGCCAGCTCCGTGCTGAGACTCACCGTCTTCGTGGGGGCCTACGCCTTCTgaggagcgggggggggggggcagccctcGGGGAGGGGGAGGTTCCCCGCAGCCGAGGAGCCTGGGGCTCAGGGATGACTGTGTTCTGCTAAAAGGGAAGATGCTGTTTCGAGGGGCAGAGACAGAGGCAataaagggacaaagaaggagtCCTGGTGGCTGAGGTGGGCGGGTCACATCGCAGTGAACCCCAGAGTGGGGAAAGGCCAGGCTCGTGGGAGGTAGGCCAGGCCCAccaaaagatggggggggggtgtctccaCCCAGgccggggcgggagggggggggggcactgacAGAAGCTGCATCCCCAAGGCTGGGACTGGCCTACAGACCATGGGCCTCAGAAGCACCCTGCGAAGGGGGAAGTCAGGAGGCTGCCGAGTCTAGGCTTCAGCCCAGAGACTCAGGCTTGGCCGGTCTGCAGGGGGTCTGAAAAATCCAGCTCTAGACAGTGCCGGGAGGCCCTGGTTTCAATCCTAGCTTGGCCTCAAACTTTCCACTTGGACAAACGCTAGTAGCTCCCTGAACCTCGGTTCCCCGGTCCCTGAGATGAGGCAATCGGACTGTGAGTGCTTTTCAGACGTTTCTGTTCCAAGCTATAGAACCTCTTAtcaaagaaagttttattggatCGGGGAACTCTGATGATATAAACTAGATTCGAAGTTGCAACGCCTCACTGACTCCATCTCCCTGGCGGTCTGAGGGCTCTGCCAGGGAGCACCCCAAGGGTCCTGCTGAGGAGctcagttcatttatttatttatttatttatgtttgacttacttttatttttttatattttattggcagaatgcattttattttttttataatgctttttatttttttccattatagctaattAAGGAGCTCAGTTTAAAAACCCTTGGACCTGAGGGTCTTGGCAGTTTCTGGCTGGATATCTCACGAGATCCCTGGGGCCTGGCGTCGCCTCCGTAACACAGAAAGCTGCAAGCACTTAGATTTTTACTGCAGCCCAAAGATTCTGGTTAAAAGGCTGGTGAGCCTGAGAAGAGGGGGCTGGGGCCATGGCTCAGGTCAGGGGGCCAGAGGTGCAGTAGAGCTGTGACAAGGTCCTGCTCAGAGCGGGCCCCAGATTCCTGCACGAAGAGAGAGGCAGGTAAGGGTCAGAGCCCTGGCGAGGGTAACCCAGCCCCACCTACTCCGTTGGGTCCTGGCCCTTGCCCCTCACCGCTGCAGTGGCCCACACTTGATGGTGCTCAGCAGCATCTCCTGTTCCTTCGAGGTGGCACAGGCGTCATAGGCGGCCAGCAGGCTGGGAGTGGAGTGGAGAGAGCCTGAGTTTCTAAGTCTTGGCAATGGCTGACTCCTGGCCCCCCCTGAGCAGCTCGGGCCAGCATCACGGGAGACAGGCAGGAAGGGGTCAGCACAGGTTATTAGAAGAGTCAGGACCACGGCCACTCTTCCCGAACCTGGCATTTAAGGCCCTGTTCCATCTTTTCATGCTCCTCCAAATGTTTTCCAAGCACGGCTGTGCTTGGCCCAGTCTTCATGGCCCACGCCCTCCTCCGGGAAGCCACCCGTGATGCGCCAGGTGGAAtggccccctccctgctcccaatGCCTGAGAATCTGTTTGCTGCCCACTGGCCCTTCCCCACCACCTGCCCTCCGTGAACTCCCAGGTGTCAGCTGGGGCTATCCAGCCCTCACAGAGCCAGACCACCCCACAAAACGCTGGCTGAGCCGAACTCCATGCGGGCAGAGCACAGGGGCTCCGTGGGGGCCTACCTGGCAGGGGTACTGTACCGATCCACCAGCGCGGCTGCCTTCTCCCCGCTCACTCCACGCACCTGCATCAGCTGCCTGGCAAACACCTCCCGCACAGActgggcctgggggcgggggaggacgAATCAGGGgcggcccagggcccagggccggACCTCGGACCtcagaggaggagcagggagaggacgTACCTTGTTCTTGATGGCTCCCGTGTTGAACTCATTGAAGGTGAGAAGTGAGCAGAGAGGGTTTGGGGGGGGCCCAGCCCTTGACTCAGGGTCCTCTGGGGGTCCCCAGGGGCGACTgcggagggtgtggccctaagagaagAGGGGGCTGAGGCCAGGCCGGAGCTCTAGGGCACAACCCCCAGTCCCACCTGGCCCCACGGCCCCAGCCTAGGCTTCAAGGGACCCCATCCTAGGCCTCAGGGGGCCAGCCTGAGAATCAGGGGTCTCACTCTCCTCACCTTCCCTGAGCGAGCCCAGGGCCCGGGCAGGGGCCAGCGCCGGCCACATGGCCCTGCTCACCTGGTAGAGTCTCTGCAGGCCCTTTGTCAAGAGGGCCAGGTAAGCAGCTGACTCCTTAATGTCCGCCGTGCGCTTCACAAAGAAGCCATCAATGACCTGGGGGAGACGATCCAGGGAGGGAAAGTGGCTCCTGAGCGGAGCCGTGGGCTGCGGGGTCCCTGccggcctggccctgccctcccggCTCACCTGAGTGTTGGTGACAGCCTGCAGCAGCGTGCTCTCGGGAAGGCTGAGGTTCTGCCCCGAGCCATGCTCCTCCACCAGGTACACTCGGTGCCCCAGGCCGCAGCGCTTCAGCCGGAACTGGGCAGGCAGACAGGGAGGGTCAGGCCTGGACGGCCATGTGCCGAGTGTCCATCATGTCACCCTCAAAACTGTCACGGACCCCGGTCCCACCAATCCACCTCCTCGTCCTCCTAGCCAATCCAACTGCCTCAGAGCGGCCCCGCCCCTTTGCTTGTGCTGTTCGCCTTGTGTGGAAGGCCCTCGCCACCCTGGGCCTGCACGCGGCCTGATTACAGGGCCAGCCCCGCAGCCAGCAGGCGGACCCAAAGCCGTGGTCCCACTCCTGGAGGCTGGAGCCCCGTCCGCCTGGAGCGCAGAGGCCGCACGCCCTAAGGGGGTCTTCAGGACGTTCCTCGGCCCAGCGCAGAGGCCCTGCACACctgctgggggcctgggagggccCAAGGGGGCTGGTTTGGGCCTGCCCTGCCGTAGCTCTAGTGGCTGGAGGAGGAGACCCTCAGAAGCTCCCCGAGCGGGCAGGGAACAGGGAGAGCAGCGAGGCTCGCGCGCACGGGCACCTTCTGCTCCCGGAAGCGGCCATCGATGATGCTGCTGCACAGGTCATCCAGCCTTTTCCGCTCCACAATGTGGTCCAGGACTAGTTCCCTGGGTCTTGCTGCCGAAAGGCCAAGAGGGCTCCCGTTGGCCCGCGTCCCCTCGCCCACCAGGCCTTGCCTCTGACACCCACTGCCCACGTGTGCCTTTTACCGGGGTCTCTGGGACTGGTCTCCTGTGCCACCCACACGAAGTCCCCAACGTGTAGCTTCCGCACCATGTGGGTCACTCGCAGCCGCTGCAGCTCTCGGAGCAGCTCTGGCCTGTGGCCCGCCCTGGAACTGCACAGCGAGAGGCCGGAGTCAGAGAGGCCAGGGCCAGCCCCGCAGCCTCTCCTCCGCTGCCCCCGCCTCACTCACCCCCTGGTCTCGCCAACGTCCACGCACAAGAGCACCCTGTACTCTCCAGGCCCCAGCTCCAGGGCTGGCTGCTCGTCACTCCCTTCGCTGGCGCCACTAGgggggattgggggtgggggtgggctggggtgagGCCAGAACTCCAGCACCAGGGCCGCGtggcccccagcccagctcagctgtGGCTgatggagatggggtggggtcCTGGCCTCATTTCGGggcccctcctgctcccctggttctccctctccctctcctcctcctcacagCTCAGCTGAGGCCGCTCCTGGCACTTCTGGCTCCTCCCCAGGGGACTCCTCTGGCGCAGTGCCCACATTCAGCGAGCTCAGGCCCTCTGACTCTGCCAGCCTCTGGGCCAGCTCCAGACCCTCCGGGGTCAGTGAGTACCTGGGAAGcggagaaaaggaatacagatcTCCCTTCTTCACTCACACTTGGTGGGCTCTCCCGCCTGCTCCCCAACCTTGGCGACCCTACACAACAAATCCAGCGGTTCCGCAACCCCCTTCCTGCTGGCCATGTTCTTGCCCCCAAATCAGCTTCCTCTGGACCTGCCCAGGGCCATTCCTCAGGCCCGCAACAAGTTCATCTCCAACTGCAGGGCCACCCTCACACATCACACGCGCTCCCCTGGCCCCTCTCCTGCATCCCATGTTGTCGGCCCACCTAGCTGGCCGGTGTGTCCTGAAAACCAGGTTCCTGTGGAGGAGGGAGCGGAGGGCTGGCCAGGGCTGAGCGCTTCCAGGGGTTACCTGTTCACAGGGGAGGAGACCCTCAGAGAGCTCCCTGTGCCCCACAAAGGGGGTGGCTTCTGCTGGGCTCAGAGTGGGATCCAGAGCCACCTGGCTCCATCCTTCCCCCCGCCCCGGTGCTCACCCTCGGAGCCTTCTGGGCACAGCCCtgcagcagctcctccttggttAGGAAGCCATGGCCGCTAGGATTCTGTAACCAAGGCAAAAACAGAACCAAGGTAGGTTCAGGGCCTGAGCTAGCCTC comes from the Phacochoerus africanus isolate WHEZ1 chromosome 4, ROS_Pafr_v1, whole genome shotgun sequence genome and includes:
- the MUS81 gene encoding crossover junction endonuclease MUS81 isoform X2; its protein translation is MAAPVRLGRKRPLPLCPNPLFVRWLTEWRDEAASRGRRTQFVFQKALRSLRRYPLPLRSGKEAKILQHFGDGLCRMLDQRLQQYRTSDGDHAPGSPSGRKSPARERPPAEVQDSSMPVPTQRKAGGPGSYWPARHSGARAVLLLLYREHLNPSGHGFLTKEELLQGCAQKAPRVTPGSAQPWPALRSLLHRNLVFRTHRPARYSLTPEGLELAQRLAESEGLSSLNVGTAPEESPGEEPEVPGAASAELGASEGSDEQPALELGPGEYRVLLCVDVGETRGSRAGHRPELLRELQRLRVTHMVRKLHVGDFVWVAQETSPRDPARPRELVLDHIVERKRLDDLCSSIIDGRFREQKFRLKRCGLGHRVYLVEEHGSGQNLSLPESTLLQAVTNTQVIDGFFVKRTADIKESAAYLALLTKGLQRLYQGHTLRSRPWGPPEDPESRAGPPPNPLCSLLTFNEFNTGAIKNKAQSVREVFARQLMQVRGVSGEKAAALVDRYSTPASLLAAYDACATSKEQEMLLSTIKCGPLQRNLGPALSRTLSQLYCTSGPLT
- the MUS81 gene encoding crossover junction endonuclease MUS81 isoform X1; protein product: MAAPVRLGRKRPLPLCPNPLFVRWLTEWRDEAASRGRRTQFVFQKALRSLRRYPLPLRSGKEAKILQHFGDGLCRMLDQRLQQYRTSDGDHAPGSPSGRKSPARERPPAEVQDSSMPVPTQRKAGGPGSYWPARHSGARAVLLLLYREHLNPSGHGFLTKEELLQGCAQKAPRVTPGSAQPWPALRSLLHRNLVFRTHRPARYSLTPEGLELAQRLAESEGLSSLNVGTAPEESPGEEPEVPGAASAELGASEGSDEQPALELGPGEYRVLLCVDVGETRGSRAGHRPELLRELQRLRVTHMVRKLHVGDFVWVAQETSPRDPARPRELVLDHIVERKRLDDLCSSIIDGRFREQKFRLKRCGLGHRVYLVEEHGSGQNLSLPESTLLQAVTNTQVSREGRARPAGTPQPTAPLRSHFPSLDRLPQVIDGFFVKRTADIKESAAYLALLTKGLQRLYQGHTLRSRPWGPPEDPESRAGPPPNPLCSLLTFNEFNTGAIKNKAQSVREVFARQLMQVRGVSGEKAAALVDRYSTPASLLAAYDACATSKEQEMLLSTIKCGPLQRNLGPALSRTLSQLYCTSGPLT